In the genome of Shewanella glacialimarina, one region contains:
- a CDS encoding SO_0444 family Cu/Zn efflux transporter: MLFDNFIQLFLESAPWLLLGLILAGLLKVFVPMEWMQKQLGGHGFKTVLKAALLGAPLPLCSCGVIPAAVGLRRSGASKAATTSFLVSTPETGVDSVTVSYVLLGPFMAIVRPIAAITSAIVAGLLVGRDDDDGKPDDKASHAAVEKTAAVIAEKSSSCCASQSAKPKAITTMSFKPVDPASSLIKHALVESQSFKADSFKVVADKSVDNLGQVKSCCSSTSVEKTPQKSSCCSKASASSAQITAPVKSDIAASTKASCCSTKSANQANVTPKASDPSESCCASTDDMATALKQNSILSRVGSGLHYAATDLVRDTTLWLLVGLFFAALVQTYVPGDFLAKWGDGILAMLVMVLVSVPMYICATASTPIAAGLLLAGVSPGAVLVFMMAGPATNIATLGVVSKELGKRALLGYLGGVIGVALISGMVVNYLVATFGFEVIPQIGPEHQLLPQGVVAISGIVLAILMAKVLWDKLPKKQKDQSCCS; the protein is encoded by the coding sequence ATGTTATTTGATAATTTTATTCAGTTATTTTTAGAGTCGGCACCCTGGCTGCTGCTTGGACTCATTCTGGCTGGCTTGTTAAAAGTCTTTGTTCCTATGGAGTGGATGCAAAAGCAGTTAGGTGGTCATGGTTTTAAAACCGTGCTAAAAGCGGCCTTGCTAGGTGCGCCATTGCCTTTATGTTCATGTGGGGTTATTCCTGCTGCTGTTGGCTTGCGTCGCTCAGGTGCATCAAAAGCCGCGACAACATCATTTTTAGTTTCAACGCCTGAAACCGGTGTTGATTCCGTGACAGTGTCTTACGTGTTACTCGGCCCTTTCATGGCCATAGTACGTCCAATTGCGGCAATCACCAGCGCCATTGTTGCAGGCTTGTTGGTCGGGCGAGATGACGATGATGGAAAGCCTGATGATAAAGCTAGTCATGCAGCTGTGGAAAAGACTGCGGCTGTGATAGCAGAAAAATCCAGCAGTTGTTGTGCAAGTCAGTCAGCTAAACCTAAAGCGATAACAACGATGAGCTTTAAGCCTGTCGATCCCGCTAGCTCGTTGATTAAGCACGCTTTGGTTGAAAGTCAGTCGTTTAAAGCTGACTCATTTAAGGTTGTTGCTGATAAATCAGTGGATAATCTTGGTCAGGTAAAATCGTGTTGTAGTTCAACCTCCGTCGAAAAAACACCACAAAAGTCCAGCTGTTGCAGCAAAGCTTCAGCGTCGTCTGCGCAAATAACCGCTCCGGTCAAATCCGATATTGCAGCATCGACGAAAGCCAGTTGTTGCAGCACCAAATCGGCTAACCAAGCAAATGTGACTCCTAAAGCGAGTGACCCCTCTGAAAGTTGTTGTGCTTCAACCGATGATATGGCGACTGCGTTAAAGCAAAACTCAATTTTAAGCCGAGTGGGCTCAGGTTTGCACTATGCAGCGACCGATCTCGTGCGTGACACCACCCTATGGTTATTGGTGGGTTTGTTCTTTGCCGCTTTAGTACAAACCTATGTACCCGGTGATTTTTTGGCAAAATGGGGTGATGGTATTCTAGCTATGTTAGTGATGGTGCTGGTGTCTGTGCCTATGTACATATGTGCAACCGCTTCAACGCCAATAGCTGCGGGCCTGTTATTAGCAGGGGTGTCGCCGGGTGCAGTGCTGGTGTTTATGATGGCAGGACCTGCTACTAATATTGCCACATTAGGTGTGGTCAGTAAGGAGTTAGGCAAGCGTGCATTGCTAGGTTATCTTGGTGGAGTCATCGGCGTGGCGTTAATTTCTGGCATGGTTGTGAATTACTTAGTGGCGACCTTTGGATTTGAGGTGATACCGCAAATTGGACCAGAACATCAGTTATTACCACAAGGTGTTGTGGCAATATCGGGCATTGTGTTAGCCATTTTAATGGCAAAAGTACTATGGGATAAGCTGCCTAAAAAACAAAAAGATCAAAGCTGTTGCTCTTAA
- the zntR gene encoding Zn(2+)-responsive transcriptional regulator: MYRIGELASQCDIKADTLRFYEKHGLLAPSSRSESGYRLYNNDDAARLRFILRAKAVGFTLNEISELLSIELDKANWACADVKGMVDNKLEHVEAKIAELTQFANSLQSLSNACCGGPDSAEHCSILEALESEDKQLNARNETAHKAHQHG; encoded by the coding sequence GACACCTTACGCTTTTATGAAAAACACGGTCTGCTAGCACCATCAAGCCGATCTGAATCAGGTTATCGTTTATATAATAATGATGATGCCGCTAGATTACGTTTTATTTTACGCGCTAAAGCTGTTGGTTTTACCTTAAATGAGATATCAGAGCTGTTGTCTATTGAACTTGATAAAGCCAACTGGGCCTGTGCTGACGTGAAGGGTATGGTGGATAACAAACTTGAGCATGTTGAAGCTAAAATTGCCGAGTTAACCCAGTTTGCTAATTCCTTACAAAGCTTATCAAATGCCTGTTGTGGTGGCCCCGATAGCGCCGAGCATTGCAGTATTTTAGAGGCGCTTGAATCTGAAGATAAGCAGCTAAATGCCAGAAATGAAACGGCACATAAAGCGCATCAACATGGTTAG